The following proteins are encoded in a genomic region of Magnolia sinica isolate HGM2019 chromosome 1, MsV1, whole genome shotgun sequence:
- the LOC131249569 gene encoding uncharacterized protein LOC131249569, translating into MKRRFYVVFEGRTPGIYETWEECKAQVHGFSECKHKSFAAYEDAMLAWNQHKTTAIGRGVDETDLTQYVRASATTMIMDSGTCVAAPIEPTVIGDNGPQDDNEERVGPDRPGNDLHFPCPLAGLPFDLFILFAAVYVNVRSSG; encoded by the exons ATGAAGAGGAGGTTTTACGTAGTGTTTGAGGGAAGAACGCCCGGCATATATGAGACGTGGGAGGAGTGCAAAGCTCAAGTTCATGGATTCAGTGAATGCAAACACAAGTCATTCGCGGCTTATGAAGATGCCATGCTTGCATGGAATCAACACAAG ACCACCGCCATCGGTAGAGGAGTGGATGAAACAGATTTAACTCAGTACGTTCGTGCATCAGCTACTACCATGATAATGGATAGCGGGACATGTGTAGCTGCACCCATAGAGCCAACAGTAATTGGTGACAATGGTCCGCAGGATGACAATGAAGAAAGAGTGGGACCTGATCGTCCAGGAAATGACCTACATTTCCCTTGTCCGCTTGCTGGTTTGCCGTTTGATCTCTTCATATTGTTTGCGGCTGTTTACGTGAATGTCCGCAGCAGTGGATAA